Proteins from a genomic interval of Nitrospinota bacterium:
- the ftsE gene encoding cell division ATP-binding protein FtsE, which yields MIQLFNVTKNYGGVTPALIDVTFSVKKGEFIFLTGPSGAGKTTLLKILFRTEKFDRGQVLVHGMNIGKIPDRKLYTLRREIGFVFQDYKLLARKSVFENVSFAQEVIGADRKRIRFKTWEALKNVGLTHKKDAYPPQLSGGEQQRVAIARALVNSPKIILADEPTGNLDPEISLEILNLFEHAVKKGVTVVFATHDQEMIRSRNHRVIVIKRGELVER from the coding sequence ATGATCCAGCTTTTCAATGTTACAAAAAATTATGGGGGAGTGACCCCGGCTCTCATTGACGTTACTTTTTCCGTCAAAAAAGGTGAGTTTATATTTTTGACTGGGCCTAGTGGCGCGGGTAAAACCACCCTTTTAAAAATACTTTTTCGAACGGAAAAATTCGACCGTGGGCAGGTATTGGTGCATGGAATGAACATAGGGAAAATTCCTGACCGAAAGCTTTACACCTTGAGACGCGAGATTGGTTTTGTTTTTCAGGATTACAAACTCCTTGCAAGGAAAAGCGTCTTTGAAAATGTGTCTTTTGCTCAGGAGGTGATCGGCGCGGATAGAAAACGGATTCGTTTTAAAACCTGGGAAGCATTAAAGAATGTGGGATTGACTCATAAGAAAGACGCCTATCCTCCGCAATTGTCCGGCGGGGAGCAACAGCGGGTGGCCATCGCCAGGGCATTGGTTAATTCTCCAAAGATTATTCTTGCCGATGAACCCACGGGAAATTTAGACCCGGAAATCTCTCTGGAAATATTAAATTTATTTGAACATGCGGTAAAAAAAGGAGTCACGGTTGTTTTTGCCACCCATGATCAGGAAATGATCCGTTCCAGAAATCATCGTGTGATCGTGATCAAACGAGGGGAGTTGGTTGAACGTTGA
- a CDS encoding permease-like cell division protein FtsX, with translation MKRILQFVLNAVSTTISNIKSNRQVFLVSITTITIAFSILGLFLVIFVNLNSFLITWNQQVQLIVYLEDTVTTEQRQALEQVISINPDVESMTFIPREAAWAKFKNTFSSKKSNFIDDLTFNPLPSSYNLKFKPAEDRFLKIRQFSETFKTKDGVESVEFGEKWLATFENFMVFIRIFILAIGSLLALGLIFIISNTIKLSFYSRQDEIELMLLIGATPNFIVIPFLIEGMLQGLLGSILGLTLIKFLHIYISIQFQGSLESIARGMGFQFITAPLIFSLLIAGVFIGWLGSLISIRQFLSLGHKK, from the coding sequence TTGAAAAGGATTTTACAATTTGTGTTGAACGCGGTTTCAACCACCATTTCCAATATAAAATCCAATCGCCAGGTTTTTCTGGTTTCGATTACAACGATCACGATTGCCTTTTCAATCCTGGGACTATTTCTGGTCATATTTGTCAACCTCAATTCCTTTTTGATCACCTGGAACCAACAGGTTCAATTGATCGTCTATCTGGAAGATACTGTCACTACAGAGCAACGCCAGGCTTTGGAGCAGGTGATTTCCATTAATCCAGATGTGGAGTCCATGACCTTTATTCCAAGGGAGGCCGCGTGGGCAAAATTTAAAAATACTTTTTCGTCCAAAAAATCCAATTTCATTGACGACTTGACATTCAATCCTTTACCTAGTTCCTACAATCTAAAATTTAAGCCTGCAGAGGACCGATTTTTGAAAATTCGTCAATTTTCAGAAACTTTTAAGACGAAGGATGGTGTTGAATCGGTTGAGTTTGGTGAAAAGTGGTTGGCAACATTTGAAAATTTCATGGTTTTCATTCGCATTTTCATTTTAGCCATTGGATCGCTATTGGCCCTGGGTTTGATTTTTATTATATCCAATACCATCAAGTTATCGTTTTATTCACGTCAAGATGAAATCGAGTTGATGCTTTTGATTGGCGCCACTCCCAATTTTATCGTCATTCCTTTTCTGATAGAGGGGATGCTACAGGGACTATTAGGGAGTATTTTGGGCCTTACTTTAATAAAGTTTCTGCATATTTATATTAGCATTCAGTTTCAAGGTTCACTCGAGTCTATTGCCCGCGGTATGGGTTTCCAATTTATAACCGCACCCTTGATTTTTAGCCTTTTAATAGCAGGAGTTTTCATTGGCTGGCTGGGCAGTTTAATTTCTATCCGCCAATTTTTAAGTCTGGGCCACAAAAAATGA
- a CDS encoding peptidoglycan DD-metalloendopeptidase family protein, with amino-acid sequence MVLSGPGSADTIKDIQVQIALEKTELDKLKAQLDKHNKSIESAGAKESSVLTTLQKIDNGLKMKERELKIHQYNKAINQQKISESSENIAVAENQLVQQKQILAKRLRAIFKEGNMFPIKVLFSAENFNDLIQRIKYMELVTAYDSSLFEKYDERLKQLEDGKKALLVARAKLDKLQQDTLKKNDEIKKEKTEKSAFLNKLKKEKQLSAKLKEELLQASNNLNNLIFKLEQKLGKDQGLDFGDKKGWLALPVNGQFLNKFGKKRDKQYDSYIVYNGVDIKAAKGTPVRSIFSGNVLYANELEGYGNLVIIGHGKDYHSLYGHLDEIITKEGRTVQPSQIIGRSGDTGSLVGETLYFELRHKGKPIEPTRWFRLAQK; translated from the coding sequence TTGGTTCTATCTGGTCCCGGGAGCGCCGATACGATTAAGGACATTCAGGTTCAGATAGCACTGGAAAAAACAGAACTCGATAAATTAAAAGCCCAATTGGATAAACACAACAAATCCATTGAATCTGCTGGGGCTAAGGAAAGCTCAGTATTGACGACGCTGCAGAAAATTGACAACGGCTTGAAGATGAAAGAAAGGGAGCTGAAGATTCATCAGTATAATAAGGCAATAAACCAACAGAAAATATCTGAATCTTCAGAAAATATTGCCGTTGCTGAAAATCAATTGGTTCAACAAAAACAGATTCTGGCGAAGAGGCTTCGGGCCATTTTTAAAGAGGGAAACATGTTTCCCATTAAAGTGCTTTTTTCGGCTGAGAATTTTAACGACCTTATTCAGCGTATAAAATATATGGAATTGGTTACGGCCTATGACTCTTCATTATTTGAAAAGTACGATGAACGGTTAAAGCAACTTGAAGATGGAAAAAAAGCGTTACTTGTTGCGCGAGCCAAACTTGATAAACTGCAGCAGGACACCCTTAAAAAAAACGATGAAATCAAAAAGGAAAAAACCGAAAAGTCAGCGTTTTTGAATAAACTTAAAAAAGAAAAACAATTAAGCGCCAAACTGAAAGAGGAACTCCTGCAGGCTTCAAATAATTTAAACAACCTGATTTTTAAATTGGAACAAAAGCTTGGAAAAGACCAGGGACTGGATTTTGGCGATAAAAAAGGCTGGTTGGCCCTCCCGGTTAATGGGCAGTTTCTCAATAAATTTGGCAAGAAAAGGGATAAACAATATGATTCCTATATCGTTTATAATGGAGTGGACATCAAGGCGGCCAAAGGAACCCCTGTCCGCTCGATTTTTTCGGGAAATGTGTTGTATGCCAATGAACTGGAAGGTTATGGCAACCTTGTGATCATAGGGCATGGTAAAGATTACCATTCTCTGTATGGTCATCTGGATGAAATAATCACCAAAGAGGGCCGCACCGTCCAGCCCAGTCAAATCATTGGCCGGTCAGGAGACACTGGCTCCCTGGTGGGGGAAACCCTCTATTTTGAACTGAGGCACAAAGGCAAACCGATCGAACCCACCCGTTGGTTCAGGCTAGCCCAAAAGTAA
- a CDS encoding S41 family peptidase, giving the protein MEQQTKSNKAHLFPKAVATIGMLAVLIILGFGEFAKAEEMGTVKEKSSTKNYEKLKAFSEILSLIESSYVEEVESENLIDGAISGMVKSLDPHSSYLPPTSYKEMLVDTSGKFGGLGIEISLKKGILTVISPIEETPAFKAGIQAGDKIIKIEDESTLDMTLTDAVSRLRGKTGEPITITIFRESLDAPKEYTIVRDIIKVRSVVKKVYHNDIGYVKIRSFSKSTSADLDAALAEFERIGVSRLILDVRNNPGGLLNQAVEVSDRFLKKENLIVYTKGRTNEQNMRFTTHDKVNRVSYPMIVLVNGGSASASEIVAGALQDLGRAIILGTTTFGKGSVQTIIPLTDGSALRLTTARYYTPSGRIIQENGIVPDIIVEMPLPSELKEDEADEEEKNPEKDKLRRYLREKDLKKHLKGKKSFDGVDERTPTEIEQEEAEAKEKENAEDSASLEAELKKDPQLKTALALLEGWDIMKKTLKSNPTNDNSLIPNQVSMN; this is encoded by the coding sequence GTGGAGCAGCAAACCAAATCCAATAAAGCACATTTATTTCCCAAGGCAGTGGCGACCATCGGCATGCTGGCTGTATTAATCATTCTGGGGTTCGGGGAGTTTGCCAAAGCGGAAGAAATGGGTACAGTAAAGGAAAAATCTTCCACAAAAAATTATGAAAAGTTGAAAGCCTTTTCCGAGATTCTTTCCCTGATCGAGTCCAGCTATGTTGAAGAGGTCGAATCCGAGAACCTGATTGATGGAGCGATCAGTGGCATGGTCAAATCACTGGACCCGCATTCATCTTACCTGCCGCCAACTTCTTATAAAGAAATGCTTGTGGATACCTCTGGAAAATTTGGAGGATTGGGCATTGAGATCAGCTTAAAAAAGGGAATATTGACCGTTATTTCTCCTATAGAGGAAACTCCTGCTTTTAAAGCGGGAATTCAGGCGGGTGACAAAATCATCAAGATTGAAGATGAATCCACTCTGGACATGACGCTCACCGATGCAGTATCCCGTTTGCGTGGAAAGACCGGGGAACCCATCACCATCACTATTTTCAGAGAATCTCTTGATGCGCCCAAAGAGTACACGATTGTCAGGGATATCATTAAGGTACGGAGTGTCGTCAAGAAGGTGTACCACAATGATATTGGCTATGTGAAAATCCGAAGTTTTTCCAAGTCCACCAGTGCGGACCTCGATGCGGCTCTTGCTGAATTTGAGAGAATCGGCGTTTCCAGATTGATCCTGGATGTACGTAACAACCCAGGTGGATTGCTCAATCAGGCGGTGGAGGTTTCTGACCGGTTTCTTAAAAAAGAGAATTTGATTGTTTATACCAAAGGTCGGACCAACGAACAGAATATGCGGTTCACCACCCATGATAAAGTGAACCGGGTGAGCTACCCCATGATTGTTCTGGTTAATGGCGGTAGTGCCAGCGCTTCAGAAATTGTGGCAGGAGCCCTGCAAGACCTTGGGCGTGCGATTATTTTAGGAACCACCACTTTTGGGAAAGGGTCCGTTCAGACCATCATACCCTTAACAGATGGTTCCGCATTGCGGTTGACGACGGCACGGTATTACACCCCCAGTGGACGGATCATTCAGGAAAATGGAATCGTGCCTGATATTATCGTGGAAATGCCTTTGCCATCTGAATTGAAAGAAGATGAAGCGGATGAAGAAGAGAAGAATCCTGAAAAAGATAAACTCCGCCGTTATCTTCGCGAAAAGGATTTAAAAAAACACCTCAAGGGCAAAAAAAGTTTTGATGGAGTGGACGAGCGAACTCCGACGGAAATAGAACAGGAAGAAGCAGAAGCAAAAGAAAAAGAGAACGCAGAGGATAGCGCCTCGTTGGAAGCAGAGTTGAAAAAAGATCCGCAACTCAAGACAGCCCTGGCTCTTCTTGAAGGATGGGATATTATGAAAAAAACCTTAAAATCCAACCCCACAAATGATAACTCCCTGATTCCTAATCAGGTCAGCATGAATTAA
- the tsaD gene encoding tRNA (adenosine(37)-N6)-threonylcarbamoyltransferase complex transferase subunit TsaD has translation MLVLGIETSCDETAAAVLKGGKELLSNVISDQIQIHNQYGGVVPEIAGRCHVERIHRVINQSLKEAGVTLKDIDLIAVTKGPGLVGALLVGLNTAKGIAYAAQKPLIGVNHLEGHLLAVFLQEDVAFPFLALGVSGGHTDLYRVDGFGKYKLLGRTRDDAAGECFDKVAKMMGLAYPGGPIIEKTARSGNSKAFKFPRAFLEKESLDFSFSGLKTAVRNLLEKRSKGEWPKLSDADVAASFQEAVIDVLVKKMLLACEQNDLERVVVTGGVASNGALREAVKTAAEENGMQSYFPKPVYCTDNAAMIACAGYHRYTNGDHPKDNSLDLDARATLPL, from the coding sequence ATGTTGGTCCTGGGCATAGAAACATCCTGTGATGAAACAGCGGCGGCTGTACTAAAAGGTGGTAAAGAGCTGTTATCCAACGTCATTTCCGATCAAATCCAAATCCACAACCAATATGGAGGCGTGGTCCCGGAAATTGCGGGGCGCTGTCATGTTGAACGCATTCATCGTGTCATCAATCAATCCCTGAAGGAAGCGGGCGTTACCCTGAAAGATATCGACCTCATTGCCGTCACCAAGGGACCGGGGCTGGTGGGGGCCTTGCTGGTAGGGCTCAATACCGCCAAGGGGATCGCTTATGCGGCCCAAAAACCTCTCATCGGCGTTAACCATCTGGAGGGCCACCTGCTTGCTGTTTTCCTGCAGGAAGACGTAGCCTTTCCTTTCCTGGCTCTCGGCGTGTCCGGCGGGCACACGGACCTGTACCGCGTGGATGGGTTTGGCAAGTACAAGCTTCTGGGAAGAACTCGGGACGATGCGGCAGGCGAGTGTTTCGATAAAGTCGCCAAGATGATGGGGCTTGCCTATCCCGGTGGACCGATCATTGAGAAAACAGCCCGTTCGGGAAATTCAAAGGCTTTCAAGTTTCCGCGCGCGTTTTTGGAGAAAGAGTCGTTGGATTTCAGTTTCAGTGGATTAAAAACCGCCGTCCGCAACCTGCTCGAGAAACGCAGTAAAGGTGAATGGCCCAAACTATCAGATGCAGACGTGGCCGCCAGTTTTCAAGAAGCGGTGATTGATGTCCTGGTCAAAAAGATGTTACTGGCCTGCGAGCAGAATGACCTTGAACGGGTGGTGGTGACCGGCGGCGTTGCCTCCAACGGCGCCTTGCGAGAAGCAGTCAAAACCGCCGCCGAAGAAAACGGCATGCAATCGTATTTTCCAAAGCCCGTCTATTGCACCGACAACGCCGCCATGATCGCCTGCGCCGGCTATCATCGCTACACAAATGGCGACCATCCAAAAGATAACTCCCTGGACCTCGATGCCCGCGCGACTTTGCCGTTATAG
- a CDS encoding Glu/Leu/Phe/Val dehydrogenase, with amino-acid sequence MNLVPEQRTNPEYFTPLYQMALTQFHKAVDLLKLPPDVAEWMITPDRSLMVSLPIKMDNGTVKTFYGYRVQHNSALGPGKGGLRYHPSVNLGEVTALATWMTWKGGLMNIPLGGAKGGVNCDPKEMSQNELERLTRRYTTAIFPIIGPEKDVPAPDVGTNSQTMAWIMDTYSMQTGFHTMGVVTGKPEIMGGSLGRREATGLGVAQSIAHAAKKINLPLEGATVVVQGFGNVGYYSAKFLQGMGAKIIAVSNSLGGIFNKNGIPIDPLHQHSLEDRQLDNFPDMEKITNAKLLTTKCDILVLAALENQVTEKNARKINCKIFAEGANGPTTLEADKILEESGIFLIPDILCNSGGVVVSYFEWVQGLQSFFWEMDDVYKRMEKIMRNAFEETYTLHQQEKVGMRTAALMIGIKRVAEAQMMRGLYP; translated from the coding sequence ATGAATTTAGTTCCAGAGCAGAGAACCAATCCAGAATATTTTACCCCGCTCTATCAAATGGCTTTGACCCAGTTCCACAAGGCGGTCGATCTGTTAAAGCTGCCGCCAGACGTGGCGGAATGGATGATAACACCGGACCGGTCCCTGATGGTCAGTCTTCCTATAAAAATGGATAACGGGACAGTCAAAACTTTTTATGGCTACAGAGTTCAGCACAATAGCGCCCTGGGGCCGGGAAAAGGCGGACTGCGCTACCATCCCAGCGTCAACCTGGGTGAAGTCACGGCTCTGGCCACCTGGATGACCTGGAAAGGGGGACTGATGAACATTCCACTCGGCGGTGCTAAAGGCGGGGTTAACTGCGATCCCAAGGAAATGTCGCAAAACGAGCTGGAAAGGTTGACACGCAGGTACACCACCGCGATTTTCCCGATCATCGGGCCGGAAAAAGACGTTCCCGCGCCGGATGTGGGGACCAATTCACAGACCATGGCCTGGATCATGGACACTTACAGCATGCAGACGGGATTCCATACCATGGGCGTGGTCACGGGAAAACCGGAAATCATGGGAGGTTCCCTGGGACGCAGGGAAGCTACTGGCCTGGGGGTGGCGCAATCCATCGCGCATGCGGCCAAAAAAATCAATTTGCCGCTGGAGGGGGCAACGGTGGTGGTGCAGGGATTCGGCAACGTTGGTTATTACTCAGCCAAATTTTTACAGGGGATGGGGGCGAAAATCATCGCGGTCAGCAATTCACTGGGCGGGATCTTCAACAAAAATGGAATTCCCATCGACCCCCTGCACCAACATTCGCTTGAGGACCGGCAATTGGACAACTTCCCGGATATGGAAAAAATCACCAACGCCAAATTGCTGACCACCAAATGCGACATTTTAGTATTGGCAGCTCTGGAAAATCAGGTGACAGAAAAAAACGCAAGGAAAATTAATTGCAAAATTTTCGCGGAAGGGGCAAATGGCCCCACAACCCTGGAAGCGGACAAAATTTTAGAAGAAAGTGGGATTTTCCTGATTCCAGATATATTGTGTAACTCCGGGGGCGTGGTGGTTTCCTATTTTGAATGGGTGCAAGGACTGCAGAGTTTTTTCTGGGAAATGGATGATGTTTACAAGCGCATGGAAAAGATCATGCGAAACGCCTTCGAGGAAACCTATACATTGCATCAACAGGAAAAAGTGGGAATGCGTACAGCCGCTCTGATGATCGGCATCAAACGAGTAGCGGAAGCTCAAATGATGCGCGGGCTGTATCCTTGA
- a CDS encoding NAD-dependent epimerase/dehydratase family protein: protein MRVLVTGGGGFLGSHIANRLNNRGDQVSVLGRRKYSYLGEGIESIVCDIRDSQGVADALKGCDAVFHSAAIPGVWGDFKKYHSINVEGTHNVIEGCREHGVKKLIFTSSPSVVFGDSDLENVDESVPYPESYLCHYPETKAMAERMVMDANGLDGLATVSLRPHLIWGAGDPHLVPRILERAKKGNLVRVGSGTNLVDMIHVENAAAAHVQVCDALESGAKVAGQCYFVSDGEPVVLWDWIDHLLMALELPIVERTVSYKTAWILGGILERTYGLLRIKREPLMTRFVAAQLATSHYFDISKAKRDFGYTPVISPDTGMEQMIKTLRQVPPAY from the coding sequence ATGCGCGTATTAGTTACAGGTGGCGGCGGGTTTCTGGGCAGTCACATTGCCAATAGGCTGAATAACCGGGGGGACCAGGTTTCCGTTCTGGGGCGGAGAAAATATTCTTACCTGGGAGAAGGAATCGAATCCATCGTCTGCGATATTCGCGACAGTCAGGGGGTTGCTGACGCGCTCAAGGGCTGTGATGCGGTGTTTCATTCAGCGGCGATTCCCGGTGTTTGGGGGGATTTTAAGAAATACCACAGCATCAATGTGGAGGGCACGCACAATGTGATTGAGGGTTGCCGGGAGCATGGAGTTAAGAAATTGATATTTACAAGTTCTCCCAGTGTCGTGTTTGGCGATTCGGATCTGGAGAACGTGGACGAGAGCGTCCCTTACCCAGAAAGCTATCTTTGTCATTATCCCGAAACCAAGGCCATGGCGGAGCGAATGGTCATGGATGCTAACGGATTGGATGGATTGGCGACGGTTTCTCTACGCCCGCATCTGATCTGGGGAGCGGGGGACCCGCATCTGGTTCCCCGAATCCTGGAACGGGCCAAAAAGGGAAATCTGGTACGAGTGGGAAGCGGAACCAACCTGGTGGACATGATCCATGTGGAGAATGCCGCCGCCGCGCATGTGCAGGTTTGCGATGCTTTAGAATCGGGGGCTAAAGTGGCGGGCCAATGTTATTTTGTCAGCGATGGAGAGCCGGTGGTGTTATGGGATTGGATCGACCATCTGCTGATGGCCCTCGAACTTCCTATCGTAGAAAGGACCGTTTCCTATAAAACCGCATGGATTCTGGGAGGCATTCTGGAAAGAACTTATGGATTGTTGCGGATCAAGCGCGAGCCTCTCATGACGCGATTTGTGGCGGCTCAATTGGCAACTTCCCATTATTTCGATATCTCAAAAGCAAAACGGGATTTTGGGTATACGCCGGTGATCAGTCCGGATACGGGGATGGAGCAGATGATCAAGACTCTTCGGCAGGTTCCCCCAGCATATTAA
- the larB gene encoding nickel pincer cofactor biosynthesis protein LarB has product MKKEELKKILTDLYHQKMTPAQSLEILKTLPFENLEFARIDHHRHLRTGQPEVIFCQGKTPKQLVSIIQKMSEAGSDILATKLAPEVLKVIKRHLPKKAEYNELSQTLVIRKKKKVQGKGLIVVVTAGTSDIPIAEEAVVTAELFGSKVETVFDVGVAGIHRLLHNIDHLRRARVVVAVAGMDGALASVLGGLMESPVIAVPTSVGYGASFNGVAALLTMLNSCAQGIATVNIDNGFGAGSMAHKINMLGEPAEES; this is encoded by the coding sequence ATGAAAAAAGAGGAACTGAAAAAGATTCTGACCGATCTTTACCACCAAAAAATGACTCCGGCTCAAAGTCTGGAAATCCTGAAAACTCTTCCGTTTGAAAATCTGGAATTTGCCCGCATCGACCATCATCGTCACCTGAGAACCGGACAACCCGAAGTTATTTTCTGCCAGGGCAAAACCCCAAAACAGTTGGTGTCCATCATCCAGAAAATGAGCGAGGCCGGAAGCGATATCCTCGCCACCAAACTCGCACCGGAGGTTCTCAAAGTCATCAAGCGTCACCTGCCCAAAAAGGCCGAATACAACGAATTGTCCCAAACCCTGGTGATCCGAAAAAAGAAAAAGGTTCAGGGCAAAGGCTTGATCGTGGTCGTCACCGCCGGAACGTCCGACATACCAATCGCCGAGGAAGCCGTGGTCACAGCGGAATTATTTGGCAGCAAGGTGGAAACGGTTTTTGATGTCGGGGTCGCGGGCATTCACCGCTTACTGCATAATATAGACCACTTGCGCCGGGCCCGTGTGGTGGTGGCAGTCGCGGGGATGGATGGGGCATTGGCCAGCGTCTTGGGGGGATTGATGGAAAGTCCGGTCATTGCGGTACCCACCAGCGTCGGCTATGGTGCTTCTTTCAACGGAGTGGCGGCACTGCTCACCATGCTAAACAGCTGTGCTCAGGGCATCGCAACGGTCAATATCGATAACGGCTTTGGAGCGGGAAGCATGGCGCACAAAATTAATATGCTGGGGGAACCTGCCGAAGAGTCTTGA
- a CDS encoding NAD(P)-dependent glycerol-3-phosphate dehydrogenase: MTYESLGIIGAGSWGTALALLLAEKGYSFPLWVYEEDLCASMIKKRENTLFLPGFPLHQNIHPTASLKEAVADKSILLLVVPTHVMRQTIKNIKPYLKPGCLLINASKGIENETLCTIHQILEQELDVPHTSAAISGPTFAKEIAQGLPSALVAAADTMETAERVREIFSTPKMKVFTSTDPLGVEIGGALKNVIAIATGICDGMQLGYNPRAALITRGLVEITRIGTAQGARPETFSGLSGMGDLVLTCTGDLSRNRNVGIQLGQGKKLSEITKNMKMVAEGIFTVKSAFALKNKFKIQAAIIEETYRVIYEDKSPHKALEDLMSVEIDTEFSGVRGLE; the protein is encoded by the coding sequence ATGACATATGAATCTTTAGGGATTATTGGCGCCGGAAGCTGGGGAACCGCCCTGGCTCTTTTATTGGCAGAAAAGGGGTATTCCTTTCCCCTCTGGGTCTATGAGGAAGATCTTTGTGCAAGCATGATAAAGAAGCGGGAGAACACCCTTTTCCTGCCGGGGTTCCCTTTACACCAAAATATTCATCCCACGGCTTCCCTTAAAGAAGCCGTTGCGGATAAATCCATTCTTCTTTTAGTTGTGCCCACCCATGTGATGCGGCAAACCATAAAAAATATTAAGCCCTATTTAAAACCCGGGTGCCTCCTCATTAACGCCAGCAAGGGCATAGAAAATGAAACCCTTTGCACCATCCACCAGATACTGGAGCAGGAATTGGATGTCCCGCACACGTCAGCGGCCATTTCCGGCCCCACGTTCGCCAAGGAAATCGCCCAGGGACTGCCATCCGCACTGGTGGCCGCCGCCGATACTATGGAAACCGCAGAGCGCGTTCGTGAAATATTTTCTACACCTAAAATGAAAGTCTTCACCAGCACCGATCCTCTGGGGGTGGAAATTGGCGGGGCTTTAAAAAATGTCATCGCCATTGCTACCGGGATTTGTGACGGGATGCAATTGGGATACAACCCCAGAGCCGCCCTGATCACCCGGGGCCTGGTGGAAATCACGCGCATCGGCACCGCGCAGGGGGCTCGTCCGGAAACGTTTTCCGGGCTTTCCGGTATGGGGGACCTGGTACTAACCTGCACGGGGGACCTGAGCCGCAACCGCAACGTTGGCATCCAACTCGGGCAAGGGAAAAAATTAAGCGAAATCACCAAAAATATGAAAATGGTGGCCGAGGGAATTTTTACTGTCAAATCGGCATTTGCCTTAAAAAATAAATTCAAAATTCAGGCGGCGATCATTGAAGAAACGTATCGCGTGATTTACGAGGATAAATCACCACACAAAGCGCTGGAAGATTTGATGAGCGTGGAAATCGACACCGAATTTTCCGGGGTCAGGGGATTGGAATGA
- a CDS encoding tetratricopeptide repeat protein, translated as MAKRVKVTRKELLKEPDQFLSASQKVSLYASQHKNNLLIGTGVVVVIFALLGGYRYNQQVQNLRMESLYFKMVKLHDQKPGKDSPDNTGELETLLGQFNAGPQQVRASLLVAEEYFRKEQFDKAIALYTDIQQRSESKDLSNQLAKVGLAYSYEGKKDYAKAIETYIALVNKPDGFPLFDVYISLARCYELNKDKKNALLILREIETKFQGHPQLGSVERRIASLSGQT; from the coding sequence ATGGCCAAGCGAGTAAAGGTTACCAGAAAAGAACTGCTTAAGGAACCCGACCAGTTTCTTTCCGCTTCACAGAAGGTTTCGTTATATGCTTCTCAACACAAGAATAATTTATTGATTGGCACCGGTGTGGTCGTGGTAATTTTTGCGCTTCTAGGAGGATATCGATACAACCAGCAGGTGCAGAACTTGAGGATGGAGTCCTTGTATTTTAAAATGGTTAAACTCCATGATCAGAAACCTGGCAAGGACTCTCCGGACAACACAGGCGAATTGGAAACGTTACTGGGACAGTTCAATGCGGGGCCTCAACAAGTGCGGGCCAGTTTGTTGGTGGCAGAGGAGTATTTCCGCAAGGAACAGTTTGACAAGGCAATTGCTCTTTATACCGATATTCAGCAGCGGTCTGAGTCAAAAGATCTTTCCAATCAACTGGCAAAAGTTGGTCTGGCCTATTCTTATGAGGGTAAAAAGGACTATGCAAAGGCAATCGAAACCTACATAGCTCTTGTGAATAAACCGGACGGATTTCCATTATTCGATGTTTATATAAGTCTGGCTAGATGTTACGAATTGAACAAAGATAAAAAGAATGCTCTCTTAATCCTGCGAGAAATTGAAACTAAATTTCAGGGGCACCCACAGTTGGGATCCGTAGAACGCCGAATCGCCAGCTTGTCGGGGCAGACATGA